In a single window of the Perca flavescens isolate YP-PL-M2 chromosome 18, PFLA_1.0, whole genome shotgun sequence genome:
- the slc25a47a gene encoding solute carrier family 25 member 47-A has product MHIADFVSGSFAGACGVAVGYPLDTVKVRIQTQTQFTGLWQCAVLTFSKEGVHGFFKGMSLPLTTISMTSSVVFGTYRNCLQCLSQARGAGGGPNTKLEVFLSGLAAGIAQTSVMSPGDIVKVRLQCQTESKRGETNMLKPKYRGPVHCLMSIIKDEGFMGLYRGALPLMLRDGPSFATYFLTYTIICELLTDSGKKRPGWGGVMLAGGIGGMVGWTIGTPMDFIKARLQMDGVQQTKRYKGFFHCISEIARVEGAGVFFKSWGINCLRAFPVNMVVFVTYEVLNGFLRADSVDPPRLGFE; this is encoded by the exons ATGCATATCGCTGATTTTGTGTCTGGATCGTTTGCAG GGGCATGTGGAGTTGCAGTGGGCTATCCTCTGGATACTGTCAAG GTCCGGATCCAAACCCAGACACAGTTCACTGGGTTATGGCAGTGTGCAGTGTTGACCTTTTCAAAAGAAGGG GTGCATGGCTTCTTCAAAGGAATGTCCTTACCCCTCACCACAATCTCTATGACTTCCTCTGTGGTGTTTGGCACATACAGGAACTGTCTGCAATGTCTGAGCCAGGCGCGAGGAGCTGGTGGTGGTCCCAACACTAAACTAGAAGTCTTTCTGTCTGGCTTGGCGGCAGGTATAGCTCAG ACGTCAGTGATGTCTCCAGGTGACATAGTGAAAGTACGTCTGCAGTGTCAGACAGAGTCCAAGCGAGGAGAAACCAACATGCTCAAACCCAAGTACCGTGGTCCAGTTCACTGTCTGATGAGCATTATCAAAGACGAGGGGTTCATGGGGCTCTACAGAGGAGCGCTCCCGCTAATGCTTAGAGACGGGCCATCATTCGCCACATACTTCCTGACTTACACAATCATCTGCGAATTGCTGACAGACAGCGGCAAGAAAAGACCAG GTTGGGGTGGTGTGATGCTGGCCGGTGGAATAGGAGGAATGGTAGGTTGGACTATAGGAACACCCATGGACTTCATCAAAGCCCGTCTGCAGATGGACGGAGTGCAGCAGACGAAGCGATACAAGGGCTTCTTTCACTGCATCTCTGAGATAGCGAGGGTGGAGGGAGCAGGGGTGTTCTTCAAGAGCTGGGGCATCAACTGTCTGCGTGCATTCCCCGTCAACATGGTGGTGTTTGTTACATACGAGGTTCTCAACGGTTTCCTCAGAGCCGACAGTGTTGACCCTCCTCGTCTAGGGTTCGAATAG